A DNA window from Streptomyces parvus contains the following coding sequences:
- a CDS encoding trans-aconitate 2-methyltransferase: MSSHAGHGHHDTHAADIDWDVLGPLLEQEAELNRTQYEEAARWIAALPTTPQVRRVLDIGSGPGVVSCLLAEVFPEAEVVAVDATPALLERARNRARRLGVIDRFWTLEAELPADFDRLGEADLIWAGNSLHHLGDQRAALARFAGLLRAGGTVALVEGGLPTRRLPRDIGIGEPGLEARMGAAAATRFERMRSELPGAKRETEDWAALFTAVGLLPQGTRSFLLDLPAPVSRPVRDHVVASITREREVLGDLLTAEDSAVLDRLLDPEDPEGLHHRPDVHLLAARTVHLGRRG, translated from the coding sequence ATGAGCAGCCACGCCGGTCACGGCCACCACGACACGCACGCCGCCGACATCGACTGGGACGTCCTGGGCCCCCTGCTGGAGCAGGAAGCCGAACTCAACCGTACGCAGTACGAGGAGGCGGCCCGCTGGATCGCCGCCCTGCCCACCACGCCGCAGGTCCGCCGGGTCCTCGACATCGGCAGCGGCCCCGGGGTCGTCTCCTGCCTGCTGGCCGAGGTCTTTCCGGAGGCCGAGGTGGTGGCCGTGGACGCCACGCCCGCGCTACTGGAACGTGCGAGGAACCGCGCACGCCGCCTCGGGGTGATCGACCGCTTTTGGACGCTTGAGGCCGAACTCCCGGCGGACTTCGACCGGTTGGGCGAGGCCGATCTGATCTGGGCGGGCAACTCCCTGCACCACCTGGGCGACCAGCGCGCCGCGCTGGCCCGCTTCGCCGGGCTTCTGCGGGCCGGCGGAACGGTCGCGCTCGTCGAGGGCGGCCTGCCCACCCGACGCCTGCCCCGCGACATCGGCATCGGAGAGCCCGGTCTGGAGGCCCGTATGGGCGCGGCAGCCGCCACCCGTTTCGAGCGCATGCGGTCCGAACTCCCGGGCGCGAAAAGGGAGACCGAGGACTGGGCCGCCCTCTTCACCGCGGTCGGGCTCCTCCCTCAGGGAACCCGCAGCTTCCTCCTCGACCTGCCCGCCCCCGTCTCCCGCCCGGTCCGCGACCACGTTGTCGCGAGTATCACCCGGGAGCGCGAGGTGCTCGGCGACCTGCTGACGGCCGAGGACAGCGCCGTACTGGACCGGCTGCTGGACCCCGAGGACCCCGAAGGGCTTCACCACCGCCCCGACGTCCACCTGCTGGCCGCCCGCACGGTGCATCTGGGCCGCCGCGGCTGA
- a CDS encoding bile acid:sodium symporter family protein produces the protein MSRRIPRPPSWLPFDAFLVALAATVALAALLPAHGTAADVAGGASTGAVALLFFLYGARLSRAEALDGLKHWRLHLTVLACTFVAFPLLGVASGGLVPYVLTPELQAGFLFLCLVPSTIQSSIAFTSIARGNVPAAICAGSFSSLTGILVTPMFAALLLGSAGGGFSVDSLLKIVFQLLVPFLAGQLLSRWVGGFLTRHKKVLGLVDRGSILLVVHTAFSEGMVAGVWHRVTPARVGALLAAEAVLLALMLTLSWYGARRLGFGRADRIAIQFAGSKKSLAAGLPMASVVFGAHASLAVLPLMLFHQMQLMVCAVIAGRRSRDPEEAPARDDPAGAAASGPLSDPAVTVSR, from the coding sequence ATGTCCCGCCGTATCCCGCGACCGCCGTCCTGGCTGCCGTTCGACGCCTTCCTCGTGGCGCTGGCCGCCACCGTGGCCCTCGCGGCGCTGCTGCCCGCCCACGGCACCGCCGCCGACGTGGCGGGCGGAGCCTCCACCGGCGCTGTCGCCCTGCTGTTCTTCCTCTACGGGGCACGGCTCTCCAGGGCCGAGGCGCTCGACGGGCTCAAGCACTGGCGCCTCCACCTCACCGTCCTGGCCTGCACCTTCGTCGCCTTCCCGCTGCTGGGGGTGGCGAGCGGCGGGCTGGTGCCGTACGTGCTGACGCCCGAGCTCCAGGCGGGCTTCCTCTTCCTGTGCCTGGTCCCGTCCACGATCCAGTCCTCCATCGCCTTCACCTCGATCGCCCGGGGCAACGTGCCCGCCGCGATCTGTGCCGGGTCCTTCTCCAGCCTCACCGGGATCCTGGTGACCCCGATGTTCGCCGCCCTGCTCCTCGGGTCCGCCGGGGGCGGGTTCTCCGTGGACTCCCTGCTGAAGATCGTTTTCCAGCTGCTCGTCCCGTTCCTCGCCGGGCAGCTCCTGAGCCGCTGGGTCGGCGGCTTCCTCACCCGGCACAAGAAGGTGCTCGGCCTGGTCGACCGCGGCTCGATCCTGCTCGTCGTCCACACCGCGTTCAGTGAGGGGATGGTCGCCGGGGTCTGGCACCGGGTCACCCCCGCCCGGGTCGGCGCGCTGCTCGCCGCCGAGGCGGTCCTGCTGGCGCTGATGCTCACCCTGAGCTGGTACGGCGCACGGAGGCTCGGGTTCGGCCGGGCGGACCGGATCGCCATCCAGTTCGCCGGGTCCAAGAAGAGCCTGGCGGCCGGGCTGCCGATGGCGAGCGTGGTCTTCGGGGCGCACGCGAGCCTTGCCGTACTGCCCCTGATGCTGTTCCACCAGATGCAGCTCATGGTCTGCGCGGTCATCGCGGGGCGCCGCTCACGCGACCCCGAGGAGGCCCCGGCCCGTGACGACCCGGCAGGGGCCGCCGCCTCCGGCCCACTGTCCGACCCAGCCGTTACGGTGAGCCGGTAG
- a CDS encoding beta-ketoacyl-ACP synthase III, giving the protein MTGSRVVALGHYQPAKVLTNDDLAAMVDTSDEWITSRVGIKTRHVGGPDEPVDEMAAHAGAKALATAGLGPSDIDLVLVATSTAIDRSPSMAARVAARLGMGSPAVMDINVVCSGFTHALATADHAIRAGAATRALVIGADKMADIADWTDRSTCVLLGDGAGAAVVTADPSAADAPGGPGIGPVLWGSVPEMGNAVRIEGTPPRFAQEGQSVYRWATTQLPPIARRVCEKAGIAPKDLGAVVLHQANLRIIEPVARKIGAVNAVIARDVVDSGNTSAASIPMALSKLVERGEVASGAPVLLFGFGGNLSYAGQVIRCP; this is encoded by the coding sequence ATGACCGGCTCACGTGTCGTGGCGCTCGGCCACTACCAGCCCGCCAAGGTGCTCACCAACGACGATCTCGCGGCGATGGTCGACACCAGCGACGAGTGGATCACCAGCCGGGTCGGCATCAAGACCCGGCACGTGGGTGGACCCGACGAGCCGGTGGACGAGATGGCCGCGCACGCGGGAGCCAAGGCGCTGGCCACGGCCGGTCTCGGGCCCTCGGACATCGATCTGGTCCTCGTGGCCACCTCCACCGCGATCGACCGCTCCCCGAGCATGGCGGCCCGGGTCGCCGCCCGGCTCGGGATGGGCTCGCCCGCCGTCATGGACATCAACGTCGTGTGCTCCGGCTTCACGCACGCGCTGGCCACCGCCGACCACGCGATCCGGGCCGGTGCGGCGACCCGGGCGCTGGTGATCGGCGCCGACAAGATGGCCGACATCGCGGACTGGACCGACCGCTCCACCTGCGTCCTGCTCGGCGACGGTGCGGGCGCCGCGGTCGTCACCGCCGACCCGTCCGCAGCCGACGCCCCGGGCGGGCCCGGCATCGGACCGGTGCTGTGGGGTTCCGTGCCGGAGATGGGCAACGCCGTCCGGATCGAGGGGACGCCGCCGCGCTTCGCGCAGGAGGGCCAGTCCGTCTACCGCTGGGCCACCACCCAGCTCCCCCCGATCGCCCGCCGGGTCTGCGAGAAGGCGGGCATCGCCCCGAAGGACCTGGGCGCGGTCGTCCTGCACCAGGCCAACCTGCGGATCATCGAGCCGGTCGCCCGCAAGATCGGCGCGGTCAACGCCGTCATCGCGCGGGACGTCGTGGACTCCGGCAACACCTCCGCCGCCTCCATCCCGATGGCTCTGTCCAAGCTGGTCGAGCGCGGCGAGGTCGCCTCCGGTGCGCCCGTCCTGCTCTTCGGATTCGGCGGAAACCTCTCCTACGCGGGCCAGGTCATCCGCTGCCCCTGA
- a CDS encoding LysR family transcriptional regulator, which yields MELELRHLRTVRAIADTGSLTKAAATLGLAQPALSAQLRRIEKALGGALFDRDHTGARATPLGELVLERARVVLPAVSELQAEAVRFANARGALDRFRLGGTHGPLLGGLVDRMAAAHPSAAVSTYTAWSVDEIASLVIDGRLDFALIGTCGESAPPLADRLVWEVVGVDPVFVMLPEDHPLAAEAELDLASLADECWADVPGDGCFADCFTAACARSGFTPVSVYETDTSSVVHLVQVGRAIGLCRATFPPTPGLVTRPLAGAPLSWRHLVGWHPHSPAADAAAGTVAGATREAYAEAVSRSPGYARWLGAHPRFGTVA from the coding sequence ATGGAGCTGGAGTTGCGCCATCTGCGAACGGTCCGTGCGATAGCCGACACGGGCAGCCTCACCAAGGCCGCCGCCACCCTGGGGCTCGCCCAGCCCGCCCTCAGCGCTCAGCTGCGGCGGATCGAGAAGGCCCTCGGCGGCGCTCTCTTCGACCGCGACCACACCGGAGCCCGAGCCACGCCGCTCGGCGAACTGGTGCTGGAGCGGGCCCGGGTGGTGCTGCCCGCGGTCAGTGAACTGCAGGCCGAGGCCGTGCGGTTCGCCAATGCCCGGGGGGCGCTGGACAGGTTCCGGCTGGGTGGCACGCACGGTCCGCTGCTCGGCGGGCTGGTGGACCGGATGGCGGCCGCGCACCCGTCGGCGGCGGTGTCGACGTACACCGCGTGGTCGGTGGACGAGATCGCCTCGCTGGTGATCGACGGGCGGCTGGACTTCGCGCTGATCGGGACGTGCGGCGAGAGCGCGCCACCGTTGGCCGACCGGCTGGTCTGGGAGGTCGTCGGGGTGGACCCGGTCTTCGTGATGCTGCCGGAGGACCACCCCCTGGCCGCCGAAGCGGAACTGGATCTGGCCTCGCTCGCGGACGAGTGCTGGGCGGACGTGCCGGGCGACGGCTGCTTCGCGGACTGCTTCACCGCGGCCTGCGCGCGGTCGGGCTTCACTCCGGTGTCGGTGTACGAGACGGACACCTCGTCCGTCGTCCATCTGGTGCAGGTGGGGCGGGCGATCGGGCTGTGCCGGGCGACGTTCCCGCCGACGCCGGGCCTGGTGACCCGACCGCTGGCCGGCGCCCCGCTCAGCTGGCGTCACCTGGTGGGCTGGCATCCGCACTCCCCCGCCGCCGACGCGGCGGCGGGGACGGTGGCGGGTGCGACCCGCGAGGCGTACGCGGAGGCGGTGTCGCGCAGCCCGGGCTACGCGCGATGGCTCGGCGCGCACCCGCGGTTCGGCACGGTGGCCTGA
- a CDS encoding aldo/keto reductase, with translation MSKVPSITLNNGLGMPQLGFGVWQVPDDEAEKTVATAIETGYRSIDTAAIYENETGTGKAIAASGVARDELFVTTKLWNSEQGHDSTLRAFDASLDKLGLDYVDLYLIHWPVPAKDAYTDTYKAFEKILADGRAKAIGVSNFHPEHLKRLLAETSVVPAVNQIELHPQLQQAEARAFHAEHGIATEAWAPLGQGKGLLEVPTVVAVSQKHGRTPAQVVLRWHLQTGNIVIPKSVTPSRIKENLDVFDFELDADDLAAFAALDEGKRLGSDPAEFNVGA, from the coding sequence GTGAGCAAGGTCCCCTCCATCACCCTCAACAACGGCCTCGGCATGCCGCAGCTCGGTTTCGGTGTCTGGCAGGTGCCGGACGACGAGGCGGAGAAGACGGTCGCCACGGCCATCGAGACCGGGTACCGGAGCATCGACACCGCCGCGATCTACGAGAACGAGACGGGCACCGGCAAGGCCATCGCCGCCTCCGGCGTCGCGCGCGACGAGCTCTTCGTCACCACGAAGCTGTGGAACAGCGAGCAGGGCCACGACAGCACGCTCCGCGCCTTCGACGCCTCGCTCGACAAGCTCGGCCTGGACTACGTGGACCTGTACCTGATCCACTGGCCGGTCCCGGCGAAGGACGCGTACACCGACACGTACAAGGCGTTCGAGAAGATCCTCGCCGACGGCCGCGCGAAGGCCATCGGTGTGTCGAACTTCCACCCCGAGCATCTGAAGCGGCTGCTCGCCGAGACCTCCGTGGTCCCGGCCGTCAACCAGATCGAGCTGCACCCGCAGCTCCAGCAGGCCGAGGCCCGCGCCTTCCACGCCGAACACGGCATCGCCACCGAGGCCTGGGCGCCGCTGGGCCAGGGCAAGGGCCTGCTGGAGGTGCCGACGGTCGTCGCCGTCTCCCAGAAGCACGGCCGCACCCCCGCCCAGGTGGTGCTGCGCTGGCACCTGCAGACCGGCAACATCGTGATCCCGAAGTCCGTGACCCCGTCGCGGATCAAGGAGAACCTGGACGTGTTCGACTTCGAGCTGGACGCCGACGACCTCGCCGCCTTCGCCGCCCTGGACGAGGGCAAGCGCCTCGGCTCCGACCCGGCGGAATTCAACGTCGGCGCCTGA
- the fdhD gene encoding formate dehydrogenase accessory sulfurtransferase FdhD: protein MGRVTERRRTLRIRDGAVSSRPDTLVAEEPLEIRLNGRPLAITMRTPGDDFALAAGFLVSEGVIAEGDEVQSIVYCAGATADGVNTYNVVDVKLAPGVPVPDITLERNVYTTSSCGLCGKASLDAVRTTTRHPVADAPPVRITPGLLSALPDRLRASQRVFDRTGGLHAAALFSEEGELLDVREDVGRHNAVDKLVGRALTDGRLPLSRAVLLVSGRASFELAQKAVMAGIPVLAAVSAPSSLAVDLAAESGLTLVGFLRGPSMNVYAGEHRISLEAAAPRG from the coding sequence ATGGGACGGGTCACCGAACGCCGCCGCACTCTCCGCATCCGGGACGGTGCCGTCTCCTCCCGTCCGGACACCCTGGTGGCGGAAGAGCCCCTGGAGATCCGGCTGAACGGCAGGCCGCTGGCCATCACCATGCGGACACCGGGCGACGACTTCGCGCTGGCCGCGGGCTTCCTGGTCAGCGAGGGGGTGATCGCCGAGGGGGACGAGGTCCAGTCGATCGTCTACTGCGCCGGGGCGACGGCGGACGGCGTGAACACCTACAACGTGGTGGATGTGAAGCTCGCGCCCGGGGTCCCGGTCCCCGACATCACGCTGGAGCGCAACGTCTACACCACCTCCTCGTGCGGCCTGTGCGGCAAGGCCAGCCTGGACGCGGTGCGCACCACGACCCGGCACCCGGTGGCCGACGCTCCCCCGGTGCGGATCACGCCCGGGCTGCTGTCCGCCCTCCCCGACCGGTTGCGGGCCTCGCAGCGGGTCTTCGACCGGACGGGCGGCCTGCACGCCGCAGCGCTGTTCTCCGAGGAGGGCGAGCTGCTGGACGTACGGGAGGACGTCGGCCGGCACAACGCGGTCGACAAGCTGGTGGGCCGGGCGCTGACGGACGGGCGGCTGCCCCTGTCGCGGGCGGTGCTGCTGGTGTCGGGGCGGGCCTCGTTCGAGCTGGCGCAGAAGGCCGTGATGGCGGGGATCCCGGTGCTCGCGGCGGTCTCGGCACCGTCGTCGCTGGCCGTGGACCTGGCGGCGGAGAGCGGACTGACGCTGGTCGGTTTCCTGCGCGGACCGTCGATGAACGTGTACGCCGGCGAGCACCGGATCTCGCTGGAGGCGGCGGCCCCGCGGGGCTGA
- a CDS encoding long-chain fatty acid--CoA ligase yields the protein MAAPPQVGGLADVVFDHAEDDPHRVALGRKDAGGQWLDVTSGDFRDAVLALAKGLIAHGVRFGDRVALMSRTRYEWTLFDFALWTLGAQSVPIYPTSSAEQVLWMLHDAEVVAVMVEHEDHAMTVGSVIDRLPHLKRLWQLDAGAVDELLGAGVGIDDEVVQRHRRAVTPDSVATVIYTSGTTGRPKGCVITHASFMFESDTMVSRWEPVFHSKPGDEAATLLFLPLAHVFGRMVEIAAIRGRVKLGHQPELSANALMPDLMSFRPTFILAVPYIFEKVYNGARRKAETEGRTGPFDKAVDIAVKYAEALELKAFGDGPGPSAGLRMQHQFFDKIVYKKVRDAMGGRVRHAMSGGSGMDRRLGLFFAGAGVTVFEGYGLTESTAAATANPPERTRYGTVGQPIPGTSVHIADDGEVWVSGPNVFSGYLGNPEATRAVLQDGWLATGDLGSLDEDGYLTITGRKKEILVTSGGKSVSPAGLEERVRAHPLVAQCIVVGNDRPYIAALVTVDQESVDHWLSMQGRAPLGPAELVRDPDLEMEVRRAVVAANTAVSQAESIRTFRILAHPFTEELGLLTPSLKLKRKAIETAYAVEVDALYH from the coding sequence ATGGCGGCGCCGCCTCAGGTCGGCGGTCTGGCCGATGTGGTCTTCGATCACGCGGAGGATGATCCGCACCGCGTCGCGCTCGGCCGCAAGGACGCCGGGGGCCAGTGGCTCGATGTGACCTCCGGGGACTTCCGCGATGCTGTGCTGGCCCTGGCCAAGGGGCTGATCGCGCACGGGGTGCGGTTCGGCGACCGGGTCGCGCTGATGTCCCGTACGCGCTACGAGTGGACACTCTTCGACTTCGCGCTCTGGACCCTCGGGGCCCAGTCGGTGCCGATCTACCCGACCTCCTCCGCCGAGCAGGTCCTGTGGATGCTGCACGACGCCGAGGTGGTGGCGGTGATGGTCGAGCACGAGGACCACGCGATGACGGTGGGCTCGGTGATCGACCGGCTGCCGCATCTGAAGCGGCTGTGGCAGCTGGACGCGGGAGCGGTGGACGAGCTGCTCGGGGCGGGCGTGGGCATCGACGACGAGGTGGTGCAGCGGCACCGGCGCGCGGTGACGCCCGACTCCGTGGCGACCGTCATCTACACCTCGGGGACGACGGGCCGCCCCAAGGGGTGTGTGATCACCCACGCGAGCTTCATGTTCGAGAGCGACACGATGGTGAGCCGCTGGGAGCCGGTGTTCCACTCCAAGCCGGGCGACGAGGCGGCCACCCTCCTCTTCCTGCCGCTGGCCCATGTCTTCGGGCGGATGGTGGAGATCGCCGCGATCCGTGGCCGGGTCAAGCTCGGCCATCAGCCGGAGCTGTCGGCGAACGCGCTGATGCCGGACCTGATGTCGTTCCGGCCGACGTTCATCCTGGCGGTGCCGTACATCTTCGAGAAGGTGTACAACGGGGCCCGGCGCAAGGCCGAGACGGAGGGCAGAACCGGGCCGTTCGACAAGGCCGTCGACATCGCGGTGAAGTACGCCGAGGCCTTGGAACTGAAGGCGTTCGGGGACGGTCCCGGCCCGTCGGCCGGGCTGCGGATGCAGCACCAGTTCTTCGACAAGATCGTGTACAAGAAGGTCCGCGACGCGATGGGCGGCCGGGTGCGGCACGCGATGTCGGGCGGCTCCGGCATGGACCGCCGGCTCGGGCTGTTCTTCGCGGGCGCCGGGGTGACGGTGTTCGAGGGGTACGGGCTGACCGAGTCGACCGCCGCGGCGACGGCGAACCCGCCCGAGCGCACCCGGTACGGGACGGTCGGGCAGCCGATCCCGGGGACGTCGGTGCACATCGCGGACGACGGCGAGGTGTGGGTGAGCGGTCCGAACGTCTTCTCCGGCTATCTGGGCAACCCCGAGGCCACCCGGGCGGTCCTGCAGGACGGCTGGCTGGCGACCGGGGACCTCGGCTCGCTGGACGAGGACGGCTATCTGACGATCACCGGTCGGAAGAAGGAGATCCTGGTGACGTCCGGCGGCAAGAGCGTCTCCCCGGCCGGTCTGGAGGAGCGCGTACGGGCGCATCCGCTGGTGGCGCAGTGCATCGTCGTCGGCAACGACCGTCCGTACATCGCGGCGCTCGTCACCGTGGACCAGGAGTCCGTCGACCATTGGCTGTCGATGCAGGGCCGTGCCCCGCTCGGCCCTGCCGAGCTGGTGCGGGACCCGGACCTGGAGATGGAGGTCCGCCGGGCGGTGGTGGCCGCCAACACGGCCGTCTCCCAGGCGGAGTCCATCCGTACGTTCCGGATCCTGGCCCACCCCTTCACCGAGGAACTGGGGCTGCTGACGCCCTCGCTGAAGCTGAAGCGGAAGGCGATCGAGACGGCGTACGCGGTCGAGGTCGACGCGCTCTACCACTGA
- a CDS encoding 4a-hydroxytetrahydrobiopterin dehydratase: MSAEPLSPSETENRLESLPGWALEGGRITRTYRLPSHFAAAALTVHIARIQDELNHHSDLTLGYNTVALAVHTHSAGGAITEKDLALAARVAAAAPAHGAD, from the coding sequence ATGAGCGCCGAACCGCTGTCGCCGTCCGAGACCGAGAACCGGCTGGAGAGCCTGCCCGGCTGGGCGCTGGAAGGGGGCCGGATCACCCGGACCTACCGGCTGCCCTCCCACTTCGCCGCCGCCGCGCTGACGGTCCACATCGCGCGGATCCAGGACGAGCTGAACCACCACTCCGATCTGACGCTCGGCTACAACACGGTGGCCCTCGCCGTCCACACGCACTCCGCGGGCGGTGCGATCACCGAGAAGGACCTGGCGCTCGCCGCCCGGGTGGCGGCCGCCGCCCCGGCCCACGGAGCCGACTAG
- a CDS encoding LysR family transcriptional regulator, whose protein sequence is MDATYDPAQLRTFLAVAQTLSFTQAARRLGVRQSTVSQHVRRLEEAAGRQLFARDTHRVDLTDDGEAMLGFARTILSAHERAAAFFAGTRLRGRLRFGASEDFVLTRLPEILESFRRDHPEVELQLTVELSGTLHRQLAAGRLDLVLAKRRTGDTHGELMWRDALDWIGAPQLRLDPERPVPLVVFPPPAVTRARALEVLEEQGRAWRIACTSTSLSGLVAAARAGLGVMAHSRGMVPPGLVPVPGRAGLPELGGVDFVLLHGNRRGAAQEAADALASAILAAGDRLHRGTGGAEGP, encoded by the coding sequence ATGGACGCCACGTACGACCCGGCCCAGTTGCGTACCTTCCTCGCCGTCGCCCAGACGCTGAGCTTCACGCAGGCCGCGCGCAGGCTCGGGGTCCGCCAGTCCACGGTCAGCCAGCATGTGCGGCGGCTGGAGGAGGCGGCCGGGCGGCAGTTGTTCGCCCGGGACACGCATCGCGTCGATCTCACGGACGACGGCGAGGCGATGCTCGGCTTCGCCCGGACGATCCTGTCGGCCCACGAGCGGGCCGCGGCGTTCTTCGCGGGCACCCGGCTGCGCGGGCGGCTGCGGTTCGGGGCCTCCGAGGACTTCGTGCTGACCCGGCTCCCCGAGATCCTGGAGTCGTTCCGCCGCGACCACCCGGAGGTCGAGCTCCAGCTCACCGTGGAGCTGTCCGGGACGCTGCACCGGCAGCTCGCGGCGGGCCGGCTGGATCTGGTGCTGGCCAAGCGGCGGACCGGGGACACCCACGGCGAACTGATGTGGCGGGACGCCCTGGACTGGATCGGCGCGCCGCAGCTGCGCCTCGATCCGGAGCGCCCCGTACCGCTGGTCGTCTTTCCGCCACCCGCCGTCACCCGGGCCCGCGCCCTGGAGGTGCTGGAGGAGCAGGGGCGGGCCTGGCGGATCGCCTGCACGAGTACGAGTCTGAGCGGCCTGGTCGCGGCGGCGCGGGCGGGCCTGGGGGTGATGGCGCACTCCCGGGGGATGGTCCCGCCGGGGCTGGTGCCGGTGCCGGGCAGGGCGGGGCTGCCGGAGCTCGGCGGGGTCGATTTCGTCCTGCTGCACGGGAACCGGCGGGGCGCGGCCCAGGAGGCGGCGGACGCCCTGGCCTCCGCGATCCTGGCGGCCGGTGACCGGCTGCACCGCGGAACGGGCGGAGCGGAGGGACCGTAG
- a CDS encoding RICIN domain-containing protein translates to MSGELAPVVEAGPYRLRNVGSKLLLEVYGAARGSGARVQQGADDGTAAQVWRLSPVHEGASLFHLVNEGSGKRLDVANADTSNGTRIQQWKANNFGAQEWLIERHPQAPGRVTLVSFISGLVMEVADGSTEAGGTVQQWEDTDSPFQWWRLEPVT, encoded by the coding sequence ATGAGCGGCGAACTCGCGCCTGTCGTCGAGGCGGGCCCGTACCGCCTGCGCAACGTCGGCAGCAAGCTGTTGCTGGAGGTGTACGGCGCGGCGAGGGGCAGCGGTGCCCGGGTCCAGCAGGGCGCGGACGACGGGACGGCCGCGCAGGTGTGGCGGCTGTCCCCGGTGCACGAGGGCGCGTCCCTCTTCCACCTGGTCAACGAAGGCAGCGGGAAGCGGCTGGACGTGGCGAACGCCGACACGTCGAACGGCACCCGGATCCAGCAGTGGAAGGCCAACAACTTCGGCGCCCAGGAGTGGCTGATCGAGCGGCACCCACAGGCGCCCGGGAGAGTGACGCTGGTGAGTTTCATCAGCGGGCTGGTCATGGAGGTCGCGGACGGTTCCACCGAGGCCGGGGGCACGGTTCAGCAGTGGGAGGACACCGACTCCCCCTTCCAGTGGTGGCGGTTGGAGCCGGTGACGTAG
- a CDS encoding DNA-binding protein, with translation MSDKGGTPADDFPHGAGNPARNALRAAGYTRLAQLTTVTAAEVLALHGVGPKAVGVLRGALAAEGLAFAGE, from the coding sequence ATGAGCGACAAGGGCGGGACGCCTGCCGACGACTTTCCGCACGGGGCGGGCAACCCGGCCCGCAACGCTCTGCGCGCGGCGGGTTACACCCGCCTCGCCCAGCTCACCACGGTGACCGCCGCCGAGGTGCTCGCCCTCCACGGGGTCGGCCCGAAGGCGGTCGGGGTGCTCCGCGGGGCGCTGGCCGCCGAGGGCCTGGCCTTCGCGGGGGAGTGA
- a CDS encoding helix-turn-helix domain-containing protein: MTTVLPDTGVGPLLRDWREQRRISQLELALRADSSARHISFIETGRSRPSEDMVLRLAEQLDIPVRERNALLVIAGYAPRYPQTPLDDPAMASLRESLERLLAAYEPYPALVVDGTYGVVAANRGVALLLEGVPEKLLTPPLNAMRLTLHPEGLAPRIVNLPEWRADLLAQMDRQIALVRSPALRELYDEVAAYPAPARPGGADRTAGGTGGAVPVADGAGGAGRKRDRAAAFALPMLLEHGGRVLSFVSSIATFNTPMDVTVAELAIETFLPADRETAAYLHAHVPS, translated from the coding sequence ATGACGACTGTCTTGCCCGACACGGGAGTGGGGCCGCTGCTGCGGGACTGGCGGGAACAGCGGCGCATCAGCCAGTTGGAGCTGGCCCTGCGCGCGGACTCCTCGGCCCGCCACATCTCGTTCATCGAGACGGGCCGCTCCCGGCCCAGCGAGGACATGGTCCTGCGGCTGGCCGAACAGCTGGACATCCCGGTCCGGGAACGCAACGCCCTCCTCGTGATCGCCGGTTACGCGCCCCGCTACCCGCAGACGCCTCTCGACGACCCCGCGATGGCCTCCCTGCGCGAGAGTCTGGAGCGCCTGCTCGCGGCGTACGAGCCGTATCCGGCCCTCGTGGTGGACGGCACGTACGGGGTGGTGGCGGCCAACCGCGGGGTCGCGCTGCTCCTGGAAGGCGTACCGGAGAAGCTGCTGACCCCACCGCTGAACGCCATGCGGCTCACCCTCCACCCGGAGGGGCTCGCCCCGCGCATCGTGAACCTCCCCGAGTGGCGGGCGGACCTGCTGGCGCAGATGGACCGTCAGATCGCCCTCGTACGCTCACCGGCCCTGCGCGAGCTGTACGACGAGGTGGCCGCCTACCCGGCCCCCGCCCGGCCCGGCGGCGCGGACCGCACCGCCGGGGGGACAGGCGGTGCGGTCCCGGTCGCCGACGGGGCCGGCGGCGCGGGGCGGAAGCGGGACCGGGCCGCCGCGTTCGCGCTGCCGATGCTGCTCGAACACGGGGGCCGGGTCCTGTCGTTCGTGTCGTCGATCGCGACGTTCAACACGCCGATGGACGTGACGGTGGCCGAGCTGGCCATCGAGACGTTCCTCCCGGCGGACCGGGAGACCGCCGCCTATCTCCACGCCCACGTCCCGTCCTGA